The following are encoded in a window of Phocoena phocoena chromosome 2, mPhoPho1.1, whole genome shotgun sequence genomic DNA:
- the ANXA2 gene encoding annexin A2: MSTVHEILCKLSLEGDHSTPPSAYGSVKAYTNFDAERDALNIETAIKTKGVDEVTIVNILTNRSNAQRQDIAFAYQRKTKKELASALKSALSGHLETVILGLLKTPAQYDASELKASMKGLGTDEDSLIEIICSRTNQELQEINRVYKEMYKTDLEKDIVSDTSGDFRKLMVALSKGRRAEDGSVIDYELIDQDARDLYDAGVKRRGTDVPKWISIMTERSVCHLQKVFERYKSYSPYDMLESIKKEVKGDLENAFLNLVQCIQNKPLYFADRLYDSMKGKGTRDKVLIRIMISRSEVDMLKIRCEFKKKYGKSLYYYIQQDTKGDYQKALLYLCGGDD, encoded by the exons ATGTCTACCGTTCATGAAATTCTCTGCAAGCTCAGCTTGGAGGGTGAT CACTCCACGCCTCCAAGTGCGTATGGGTCAGTCAAAGCGTACACCAACTTTGATGCTGAGCGGGATGCTCTGAACATTGAGACAGCCATCAAGACTAAAG GTGTGGACGAGGTCACCATCGTCAACATTTTGACCAACCGCAGCAATGCACAGAGACAGGATATTGCCTTCGCCTACCAGAGAAAGACCAAAAAG GAACTTGCATCAGCACTGAAGTCAGCCTTGTCCGGCCACCTGGAGACAGTGATTTTGGGCTTGTTGAAAACACCTGCTCAGTATGACGCTTCCGAGCTGAAAGCCTCCATGAAG GGGCTGGGGACCGATGAGGACTCCCTCATTGAGATCATCTGCTCGAGGACCAACCAGGAGCTGCAGGAAATCAACAGAGTCTACAAGGAAA tgTACAAGACCGATCTGGAGAAGGATATCGTTTCTGACACATCTGGTGACTTCCGCAAGCTGATGGTCGCCCTCTCGAAG GGTCGAAGAGCAGAGGATGGCTCCGTCATTGATTATGAACTGATTGACCAAGATGCCCGG GATCTCTACGATGCTGGCGTGAAGAGGAGAGGAACTGATGTTCCCAAGTGGATCAGCATCATGACCGAGCGGAGCGTGTGCCACCTCCAGAAAG TATTTGAAAGGTACAAGAGCTACAGCCCTTATGACATGCTGGAGAGCATCAAGAAGGAGGTTAAAGGAGACCTGGAAAATGCTTTCCTGAACCTAG TGCAGTGCATTCAGAACAAGCCCCTGTATTTTGCTGACAGACTGTACGACTCCATGAAG GGCAAAGGCACTCGTGATAAGGTCCTGATTAGAATCATGATCTCCCGCAGTGAAGTGGACATGTTGAAAATCAGATGTGAATTCAAGAAGAAGTACGGCAAGTCCCTGTACTACTACATTCAG CAAGACACCAAGGGTGACTACCAGAAAGCGCTGCTGTACCTGTGCGGTGGGGATGACTGA